A genome region from Manis javanica isolate MJ-LG chromosome 3, MJ_LKY, whole genome shotgun sequence includes the following:
- the RP1L1 gene encoding retinitis pigmentosa 1-like 1 protein isoform X2 has protein sequence MNSSLRDAQALSHRECLLPFVARTASVTHVMPAKKITFLKRGDPQFAGVRLAVHQRAFRSFGALMDELSQRMPLSFGVRSVTTPRGLHGLSALEQLEDGGFYLCSDKKSPKTPSGPGQSQGRSPSALQVRDVPNRGEVPGTSSSCKGPKAPRRTTLVKNGDPRFQQTVVLSHRNTRNLTAFLTKASDLLHFPVKQVYTASGEKVDSLKHLLCSPSVLVCAGHEPFRPLTVEDARRHSTELLSGKTSRNKNGSWGPKAKQSVIHLRSRAGSRPRKLSLLSERSGFSDAPVSLDGPWVGPAPDRHPQDVPAQLSPLVADDDLEKKVHVNEDGSLSVEMKVRFHLLGEDTRLWSRRARAARVLTAAGQDGPLQGEVGPVHSALRGHPGGSSGPGAGELGPCKEGCKQALPRGQWQPGCRYEIWTNPLYTAQGKGKAPWRRSGPSQHSLCRRPWGHGAAGKWRGSEESARPAPQDRHPRDSEPSSSSCSGSPRGGYGPHPASRAASQSAAGQEAGGRPWAAEGPEGTAQGSREPHRPRGAAAASSPSPASAWSHQESSSSHHWRQGPLSKRRATTSRKKATQVAGPGAPTTSPPSLRSGDPQAGDRGQGPRHPRAGGGSGNRLPLGQGCSGSGDTAGGSPPSDLGGGGNQEGRTRGQSSGLSSGAQCGCPRQPPTTHLDLPVSPPGLGPPGGDRACPDGPSEGSATAGNPASRDPGPPSSAPLHSQDTRGLSRASATFVSSSDRASSCYPPSPGSAETEGDPECGTCSPAPTASSTSDPLSPREDSLRERAGGRIPAPSWPWVPRVGQPEGGQPGAHREICCSQLSTDPLRGTPGAKTWVLQASGPQGCQGPFSETCMVCSRHCPTPPGTWPLAKRRPSCGSSHSAEWGLGRSEPGKEKLHAWRPRPPGPQPVAAAAAGRVPRSGSPSCGPRPGRMPQGMAASRGKRLREQGAEGSLLLGALPRASPEAVVREWLSHVPEEPTPVEREMVPEGTDGAGDNLQGPQGKPADIHSQEGPGEPTRARQLPLGGATSGTAAPEGALTEPGSAGPKPGAGLPGGGVSEAPPEAAAGRGTAMGGTVGRCELPHRVLASTQIMKALVGCRQGRPSSLPEVSGAVGRRLSHSAGVLIACLAGLHFFDNDLGSPTSEVRFADSPRYQKLLSTLQALWPGCGFGHGEPDSGLWELGWYQAVPGLGSLAVTEDLTPTSSSGVDVGSGSGGSGEGTGPCIVDCALVPEQMELPLKIPYQRPDSRTSKNPEDLGNRELRGSTGSSNAHAGGCAARKDMAGGSGGQQAQSRNLHQEVENVIQEMWVQLEEMKKERGGAEVHGAGVRGLPEEGRVPGKELSGSQDGEGVQEGTSSQEERAGRDPASAVLTRPGGTENLAEPSGSVGERDLDTSGSQSGPKVEPDLEKMPGAAETGQEQSQAVFAQEPGEQSCPAARGESPDPPWVSTLLRKMEEAFLAHLADATAELRARWSLRSNDLLDQMVAELRQDMSRRLQGSSENELGKVRSRAPGSAPGPPGEALRWGASLPAEQRRHRLQDLHNLSALPNQAQGRGPLPFSLEDVPNLSGAQGRQQGAEAEGEDFCPCEACVRKTVIPTALQGAVGASAPIKKAFDLRQILQKKKGGWASGEPVEAAPEKRGVGVLPGDPLRPGTVQRAHGGLELGLGGDPGTGGGVEGEGIQSLVHEEGEDADAPESPEKADPHMGRDVGPVDGEGKKEEGGSSGGGDPSPGGQNDGPEAIEVQEAGGGGQPGPGRGSQGEEGDGAQVGQGQSQWGEASGSSSPDQEERPWWPPTLCGHPPCERAGLRTGLSSSSPSSLGSVSHLSQKGSRDWRSTEGKSEGAPGAERKVTSMYPESPTSEQEGTPWGPRTPEQGAAQGSAAEAEKVVRSLTFTEMGFKNPTTDRAGAFGQDDLDF, from the exons ATGAATAGCTCCCTGAGAGATGCCCAGGCCCTAAGCCACCGCGAGTGCCTCCTGCCTTTTGTGGCCCGGACCGCCTCTGTCACCCACGTCATGCCAGCCAAGAAGATTACCTTCCTCAAACGAGGGGACCCCCAGTTTGCTGGAGTTCGTCTGGCTGTTCACCAACGTGCCTTCAGGAGCTTCGGCGCTCTGATGGACGAGCTCTCCCAGCGCATGCCTCTCTCCTTTGGGGTGCGCTCTGTCACCACGCCCCGGGGCCTGCATGGCCTCAGTGCCCTGGAGCAGCTGGAAGATGGTGGCTTCTACCTCTGCTCTGATAAGAAGTCCCCCAAGACCCCCAGTGGGCCAGGCCAGTCCCAGGGACGAAGCCCCTCTGCTCTGCAGGTGAGGGATGTGCCCAACCGGGGTGAGGTGCCAGGGACATCCTCTTCCTGCAAGGGTCCTAAAGCCCCAAGGAGGACGACGCTGGTTAAGAACGGGGACCCTCGGTTCCAGCAGACAGTGGTTCTCAGtcatagaaatacaaggaacctgACGGCCTTTCTCACCAAAGCCTCGGATCTTCTGCACTTCCCCGTGAAGCAGGTGTACACGGCCAGCGGGGAAAAG GTGGACTCTCTGAAGCATCTGCTGTGCAGCCCCTCAGTGCTAGTGTGTGCTGGTCATGAGCCCTTCAGACCTCTGACAGTAGAAGATGCCAGAAGACATAGCACAGAACTTTTATCTGGGAAGACTTCAAGGAACAAAAACG ggagctgggggccAAAGGCCAAGCAGAGCGTGATCCACTTGAGGTCCAGGGCGGGCAGCAGGCCGCGGAAGCTCTCCCTGCTGTCGGAGAGGTCTGGTTTCAGCGATGCTCCGGTGTCCCTGGATGGTCCCTGGGTGGGCCCTGCTCCTGACAGACACCCTCAGGACGTGCCTGCCCAGCTCAGCCCGTTGGTGGCAGATGATGACCTTGAGAAGAAGGTCCATGTGAACGAGGACGGCAGCCTGTCTGTGGAAATGAAAGTCCGCTTCCACCTCCTCGGCGAGGACACGCGCCTGTGGTCCAGGAGGGCCAGGGCGGCCCGTGTGCTCACGGCGGCCGGTCAGGATGGCCCTCTCCAGGGGGAGGTGGGCCCTGTCCACTCTGCATTAAGGGGCCACCCTGGGGGCTcctcagggcctggggcaggggaacTGGGGCCCTGCAAGGAGGGATGCAAGCAAGCCCTTCCCCGTGGCCAGTGGCAGCCAGGCTGCAGGTATGAGATCTGGACGAACCCCCTCTACACGgcccaggggaaggggaaggccCCTTGGAGGAGGTCTGGGCCGAGCCAGCACTCCCTCTGCAGGAGGCCCTGGGGCCATGGTGCTGCGGGCAAGTGGAGAGGCAGCGAGGAGAGCGCCAGGCCTGCCCCCCAGGACAGACACCCCCGAGACTCCGAGCCAAGCTCCTCCAGCTGCTCCGGGTCCCCACGGGGCGGCTACGGCCCTCATCCGGCCTCCAGGGCGGCCTCCCAGAGCGcggcagggcaggaggcagggggcaggcccTGGGCTGCTGAGGGCCCGGAGGGCACAgcacagggcagcagggagccccACAGGCCCCGAGGGGCAGCCgctgcttcctctccctccccagcgaGTGCCTGGTCTCACCAGGAGTCCAGCAGCAGCCATCACTGGCGCCAGGGACCCCTGAGCAAGAGAAGGGCCACGACTTCCCGGAAGAAGGCCACCCAGGTTGCGGGCCCCGGGGCCCCCACCACAAGCCCTCCATCTCTGAGGAGCGGGGACCCACAGGCTGGGGACAGAGGACAGGGCCCTAGGCACCCCCGGGCTGGGGGTGGGTCTGGGAATAGGCTGCCCCTGGGCCAGGGCTGTTCTGGCTCTGGGGACACCGCAGGTGGTTCCCCACCCTCAGACCTGGGTGGGGGAGGCAATCAGGAGGGCAGGACGAGGGGCCAGTCCTCTGGCCTCAGCAGCGGGGCTCAATGCGGCTGCCCCAGGcagccacccaccacccaccttGACTTGCCTGTGTCCCCGCCAGGGCTGGGGCCTCCCGGGGGAGACAGGGCCTGCCCAGATGGCCCTTCTGAAGGCTCAGCTACTGCTGGGAACCCAGCCTCCAGGGACCCAGGGCCGCCCTCCTCTGCTCCTCTGCATTCCCAGGACACCAGAGGGCTCAGCAGGGCCTCCGCTACCTTTGTGAGCAGTTCTGACCGTGCCTCCAGCTGCTACCCTCCATCCCCTGGCTCTGCCGAGACAGAAGGGGACCCTGAGTGCGGGACGTGCTCACCGGCTCCCACTGCTTCCAGCACGTCAGACCCTCTCAGCCCCCGAGAGGACAGCCTGCGTGAGAGGGCAGGAGGCCGTATCCCCGCGCCTTCCTGGCCATGGGTTCCCCGAGTGGGGCAGCCGGAGGGAGGGCAGCCGGGAGCCCACCGAGAGATCTGCTGCTCCCAGCTCAGCACCGACCCCCTCCGAGGAACCCCAGGGGCTAAAACGTGGGTTCTCCAGGCGTCTGGGCCACAGGGCTGCCAGGGGCCCTTCTCAGAGACCTGCATGGTGTGCAGCAGGCACTGTCCTACTCCCCCGGGGACGTGGCCCTTGGCCAAGAGGCGCCCTTCCTGCGGCAGCAGCCACAGTGCTGagtgggggctgggcaggagcgAGCCAGGCAAGGAAAAGCTCCACGCATGGCGCCCTCGGCCTCCGGGCCCTCagccagtggctgcagcagcagCAGGCAGAGTCCCGAGAAGCGGCAGCCCCAGCTGTGGCCCCAGGCCAGGGAGAATGCCCCAGGGGATGGCTGCCAGCAGAGGGAAGAGGCTGAGGGAGCAGGGGGCGGAGGGCAGCCTGCTGCTGGGTGCGCTGCCCCGGGCCTCACCAGAGGCTGTGGTCCGTGAGTGGCTGAGCCACGTCCCAGAGGAGCCCACGCCCGTGGAACGTGAGATGGTGCCAGAGGGCACAGATGGGGCTGGGGACAACCTGCAAGGGCCCCAGGGGAAACCTGCTGACATACATTCCCAGGAAGGCCCTGGGGAGCCAACTCGGGCCAGACAGCTGCCCCTCGGAGGGGCCACCAGTGGGACAGCAGCCCCAGAAGGGGCCCTCACAGAGCCTGGCAGTGCTGGTCCCAAGCCAGGGGCGGGCCTTCCTGGCGGCGGAGTTTCCGAAGCCCCCCCGGaggctgcagcaggcagaggaaCAGCCATGGGTGGCACTGTGGGCCGGTGTGAGCTTCCCCACAGGGTTTTGGCCTCCACACAGATCATGAAGGCACTGGTGGGCTGCAGGCAGGGCCGGCCCAGCAGCCTGCCCGAGGTGTCCGGTGCAGTGGGCAGGAGGCTCAGCCACTCGGCCGGGGTCCTCATCGCCTGTCTCGCTGGGCTCCACTTCTTTGATAACGACCTTGGGTCTCCCACCAGTGAGGTCAGGTTCGCAGACTCTCCTCGGTACCAGAAGCTCCTGAGCACCCTCCAGGCCCTGTGGCCAGGGTGTGGCTTCGGGCATGGTGAGCCGGACTCAGGCCTCTGGGAGCTCGGCTGGTACCAGGCTGTGCCAGGCCTCGGGTCACTCGCTGTTACTGAGGACCTCACACCAACGTCCTCCTCTGGCGTGGATGTGGGCAGTGGCTCTGGAGGCTCAGGGGAGGGCACTGGACCCTGCATCGTAGACTGTGCCCTGGTCCCTGAGCAGATGGAGTTGCCCTTGAAAATTCCATACCAGAGGCCCGACTCCAGAACCTCCAAGAACCCAGAGGACCTGGGAAACCGAGAGCTGAGGGGTTCCACGGGCTCCTCAAACGCCCACGCAGGGGGCTGTGCCGCCAGGAAGGACATGGCTGGAGGGAGTGGTGGGCAGCAGGCGCAGAGCAGAAACCTGCACCAAGAGGTCGAAAACGTGATTCAAGAAATGTGGGTGCAActggaggaaatgaaaaaagaaagagggggaGCAGAAGTGCATGGAGCGGGTGTCAGAGGACTTCCAGAAGAGGGAAGAGTCCCGGGAAAAGAACTGTCAGGCTCTCAGGACGGGGAGGGCGTGCAGGAAGGTACAAGCTCgcaggaggagagggcaggaagggaCCCTGCCTCGGCTGTGCTGACCCGCCCAGGGGGGACAGAGAACCTGGCAGAGCCCTCCGGGAGTGTTGGCGAGAGGGACCTAGACACCAGTGGGAGTCAAAGTGGCCCCAAAGTTGAGCCCGATTTGGAAAAGATGCCCGGAGCAGCTGAGACAGGCCAGGAGCAAAGCCAGGCAGTATTCGCCCAGGAGCCTGGGGAGCAGAGCTGCCCTGCGGCCCGCGGAGAGTCTCCGGATCCTCCCTGGGTGTCCACGTTGCTGAGGAAGATGGAGGAGGCCTTCCTGGCCCACCTTGCTGATGCCACGGCCGAGCTCCGAGCGCGCTGGAGCCTGCGGAGCAACGACCTACTGGACCAGATGGTGGCCGAGCTGCGGCAGGACATGAGCCGGCGGCTGCAGGGTAGCTCCGAGAATGAGCTCGGGAAGGTCCGGAGCCGGGCCCCAGGGAGCGCGCCGGGGCCGCCCGGGGAAGCCCTCCGGTGGGGGGCATCCCTGCCCGCAGAGCAGCGCCGGCATCGCCTGCAGGACCTGCACAACCTCTCGGCCCTCCCCAACCAGGCCCAAGGCCGGgggcccctccccttctccctggaGGACGTGCCAAACCTCAGCGGAGCCCAGGGGAGGCAGCAAGGCGCGGAGGCCGAGGGGGAGGACTTCTGTCCCTGCGAGGCCTGCGTGAGGAAGACGGTGATCCCCACGGCACTGCAGGGCGCAGTGGGGGCCAGTGCGCCCATCAAAAAGGCCTTTGACCTGCGGCAAATTCtgcagaagaagaaaggaggttgGGCCAGTGGGGAACCGGTGGAGGCGGCCCCTGAgaagagaggggtgggggtgcttCCAGGGGATCCCTTGCGTCCGGGAACTGTGCAGAGAGCCCACGGAGgcctggagctggggctgggtggggaccCCGGGACGGGGGGCGGCGTTGAGGGTGAGGGCATCCAGAGTCTGGTCCACGAGGAAGGTGAGGATGCAGATGCTCCAGAGAGCCCAGAGAAAGCAGACCCCCACATGGGCAGAGACGTGGGGCCGGTGGATGGCGAGGGCAAGAAGGAGGAGGGCGGGTCCTCGGGAGGAGGTGACCCAAGTCCAGGAGGACAGAACGATGGTCCTGAAGCCATCGAGGTCCAGGAAGCTGGAGGCGGGGGACAGCCAGGCCCAGGGAGAGGAAGTCAAGGTGAGGAAGGAGATGGTGCACAGGTGGGCCAGGGACAGAGCCAGTGGGGTGAGGCTtcaggaagcagcagcccagacCAAGAGGAGAGGCCCTGGTGGCCCCCAACCCTCTGTGGACACCCCCCCTGTGAAAGGGCAGGCCTGAGAACAGgcctttcctcctccagcccatcCTCTCTGGGCAGCGTCTCTCACCTGTCTCAGAAAGGCTCCCGAGACTGGAGGAGCACCGAAGGGAAGTCGGAGGGAGCCCCTGGTGCAGAGAGGAAAGTCACCAGCATGTACCCAGAAAGCCCTACTTCTGAGCAAGAAGGGACCCCCTGGGGCCCAAGGACTCCAGAGCAGGGGgcagcccagggctctgctgcAGAAGCTGAGAAGGTAGTGAGAAGCCTCACTTTCACAGAAATGGGGTTTAAAAACCCCACCACAGACAGGGCAGGTGCCTTTGGCCAAGATGACTTGGATTTCTAG